A region of Anguilla rostrata isolate EN2019 chromosome 10, ASM1855537v3, whole genome shotgun sequence DNA encodes the following proteins:
- the LOC135264883 gene encoding synaptobrevin homolog YKT6-like: protein MKLYSLSVLYKATNKANLLKAAYDLSSFSFFQRSSVQEFMTFTSALIVERSPLGTRASVKEQEYLCHVYVRNDSLGAVVIADNEYPQRVCFTLLDKVLDEFSKQVDSIDWPSGSSDTIRYAALDSYLARYQNPREADAMTKVQAELDETKIILHNTMESLLERGEKLDDLVQKSEHLGSQSKAFYKTARKQNSCCEVM, encoded by the exons ATGAAGCTCTACAGCCTTAGCGTCCTTTACAAAGCGACGAACAAAGCAAACCTGCTCAAAGCGGCCTATGACTTGTCCTCCTTTAGTTTCTTCCAGCGATCCAG tGTGCAGGAGTTCATGACATTCACGAGTGCCCTGATTGTTGAGCGCTCCCCACTTGGTACCCGGGCTTCAGTCAAAGAGCAAG AGTACCTGTGTCACGTGTACGTACGGAACGACTCTCTCGGTGCTGTAGTGATTGCGGACAACGAGTATCCTCAACGAGTGTGCTTCACTCTGCTGGACAAG GTACTGGATGAATTCTCGAAGCAGGTGGACAGCATAGACTGGCCCTCTGGATCCTCAGACACCATCCGCTACGCTGCTCTTGACAGCTACCTCGCTAGATACCAG AATCCTCGGGAGGCAGATGCAATGACCAAAGTTCAGGCTGAGTTGGACGAAACCAAAATCATTCTG CACAACACCATGGAATCCCTGTTGGAAAGAGGGGAGAAGCTGGACGACTTGGTACAGAAATCCGAGCACTTGGGAAGCCAGTCCAAAGCCTTCTATAAGACT GCGAGGAAGCAGAACTCTTGCTGTGAGGTCATGTGA